A single window of Opisthocomus hoazin isolate bOpiHoa1 chromosome 5, bOpiHoa1.hap1, whole genome shotgun sequence DNA harbors:
- the LOC142361543 gene encoding C-X-C motif chemokine 2-like yields the protein MQTLAGVGTGAPMLPWLLLLLLATSHSARAAILEVNGNLNCRCVKTASEYISPKRYESIEIRPVGSTCRRTEIIIKLKSPGKLCVNPDAPWVKKLLKRIASTKKK from the exons ATGCAGACGCTggctggggtggggacaggggccCCCATGCTcccgtggctgctgctgctgctgctggcgacGTCCCACTCGGCCCGCGCAG cCATCCTGGAAGTGAACGGAAACCTGAACTGTAGGTGCGTAAAGACAGCTTCGGAGTACATCAGTCCAAAGAGATATGAGAGCATTGAGATCAGACCTGTGGGAAGCACCTGCAGACGTACGGAGATCAT aattaaattaaaaagccCAGGGAAGTTGTGCGTGAATCCTGATGCCCCTTGGGTAAAGAAACTGCTGAAGCGTATTGCTAGCAC gaagaaaaagtaa